In Janibacter alkaliphilus, the following proteins share a genomic window:
- a CDS encoding class I SAM-dependent DNA methyltransferase encodes MTTTAGTTRTMHRSHALDGDADSLRDLYQGWAEAYDSDVTEDGYVAPLMISLLAAQHQDGTGDSRVLDMGCGTGLVGEQLARLAPVATLVGADLSEEMAEIARRRDCYDEVAGEIDLNAPLPQDWSGSFDSVICCGTFTNGHVGPERIEPLLQAARPGGLLTLSVRHGFSAERDFAGAVSDLVSAGSAELVSEVVNGPYIREEGADYWCLART; translated from the coding sequence ATGACCACCACTGCCGGGACCACCCGCACCATGCACCGCTCGCACGCGCTGGACGGCGACGCCGACTCGCTGCGCGACCTCTACCAGGGCTGGGCGGAGGCCTACGACAGCGACGTCACCGAGGACGGCTACGTCGCCCCGCTGATGATCTCGCTGCTGGCGGCGCAGCACCAGGACGGCACCGGGGACAGCCGGGTGCTCGACATGGGCTGCGGCACCGGGCTGGTCGGCGAGCAGCTGGCGCGCCTGGCCCCGGTGGCCACCCTGGTCGGCGCCGACCTGTCCGAGGAGATGGCCGAGATCGCTCGGCGCCGGGACTGCTACGACGAGGTCGCCGGCGAGATCGATCTCAACGCCCCGCTGCCGCAGGACTGGTCGGGCAGCTTCGACTCGGTGATCTGCTGCGGCACCTTCACCAACGGGCACGTCGGCCCGGAGCGCATCGAGCCGCTGCTGCAGGCGGCCCGCCCGGGCGGGCTGCTGACGCTCTCGGTCCGGCACGGCTTCTCGGCGGAGCGGGACTTCGCCGGCGCCGTCTCCGACCTCGTCTCCGCCGGGTCCGCCGAGCTGGTGAGCGAGGTCGTCAACGGCCCGTACATCCGCGAGGAGGGTGCCGACTACTGGTGCCTGGCCCGCACCTGA
- a CDS encoding family 14 glycosylhydrolase, producing MTRRRCRTLIAALGVAALGLTAAPALAADEASSGADGRPGDRPGRHDDITANVMAPLKVTDWADFRSDLQTVEAYGVQAVSVDVWWGDVEPRDNRFEWGYYDRVFEEITDAGLDVAPILSFHQCGGNVGDDYTSLLPGWLWTKYADRRVGGQRLGQDGLKHRSEQGNYSAETVQGWADRVVANEYRDLTRAFAKRYGREYDDEFVEINVSLGPSGELRYPAYNQHDEGTGYPTRGALQSYSRLAVEDFRREVRRQYGSLHRVNRAWGTRHRSWSQVRPPQDADAFFADGDYTDTRYGRDFVDWYNGSLVEHGERMLRTVSRALGGSFRDADIGYKVPGIHWNMTHPVYPRATEVTTGLIQTSLPLDSARGGHGYDRVVELAHQVRGRREVVMHFTALEMGDNPGPEGYSLAKTLVGWIGDHAEREGVSLKGENALAGGVRYDFGWDQIEDAFADHGYDGLTVLRMADVAEGTGARRYAQFIDEHA from the coding sequence ATGACTCGACGCCGCTGCCGGACCCTGATCGCTGCCCTGGGCGTCGCCGCCCTGGGCCTGACCGCCGCGCCGGCGCTCGCCGCGGACGAGGCGTCGAGCGGGGCAGATGGCCGCCCCGGTGACCGGCCCGGCCGTCACGACGACATCACCGCCAACGTCATGGCCCCGCTGAAGGTCACCGACTGGGCCGACTTCCGCTCCGACCTGCAGACCGTGGAGGCCTACGGGGTGCAGGCGGTCAGCGTCGACGTGTGGTGGGGCGACGTCGAGCCGCGGGACAACCGCTTCGAGTGGGGCTACTACGACCGGGTCTTCGAGGAGATCACCGACGCCGGGCTCGACGTGGCGCCGATCCTCTCCTTCCACCAGTGCGGCGGGAACGTCGGCGACGACTACACCTCTCTGCTGCCCGGGTGGCTGTGGACGAAGTACGCGGACCGTCGGGTCGGCGGCCAGCGCCTCGGCCAGGACGGCCTGAAGCACCGCAGCGAGCAGGGCAACTACTCCGCGGAGACCGTCCAGGGGTGGGCCGACCGGGTCGTCGCCAACGAGTACCGCGACCTCACCCGCGCCTTCGCCAAGCGCTACGGCCGCGAGTACGACGACGAGTTCGTCGAGATCAACGTCTCCCTCGGCCCCTCCGGCGAGCTGCGCTACCCCGCCTACAACCAGCACGACGAGGGCACCGGCTACCCCACCCGGGGCGCGCTGCAGTCCTACTCGCGGCTGGCGGTCGAGGACTTCCGGCGGGAGGTGCGCCGGCAGTACGGCTCGCTGCACCGGGTGAACCGGGCGTGGGGCACCCGGCACCGCTCGTGGAGCCAGGTCCGCCCGCCGCAGGACGCGGACGCCTTCTTCGCCGACGGCGACTACACGGACACGCGCTACGGCCGAGACTTCGTCGACTGGTACAACGGCTCGCTGGTCGAGCACGGCGAGCGCATGCTGCGCACCGTCTCCCGTGCGCTCGGCGGGTCCTTCCGGGACGCCGACATCGGCTACAAGGTGCCGGGCATCCACTGGAACATGACCCACCCGGTCTACCCGCGGGCCACCGAGGTCACCACCGGGCTCATCCAGACCAGCCTGCCGCTGGACTCGGCCCGCGGCGGCCACGGCTACGACCGGGTCGTCGAGCTGGCTCACCAGGTGCGCGGCCGCCGTGAGGTGGTCATGCACTTCACCGCCCTGGAGATGGGCGACAACCCCGGCCCGGAGGGCTACTCGCTGGCCAAGACCCTGGTCGGCTGGATCGGTGACCACGCCGAGCGCGAAGGGGTGAGCCTCAAGGGCGAGAACGCGCTGGCCGGCGGGGTGCGCTACGACTTCGGCTGGGACCAGATCGAGGACGCCTTCGCCGACCACGGCTACGACGGGCTGACCGTGCTGCGGATGGCGGACGTCGCCGAGGGCACCGGGGCGCGGAGGTACGCCCAGTTCATCGACGAGCACGCCTGA
- a CDS encoding DUF5063 domain-containing protein, producing the protein MPETAAADAAGAPEENTLLADECAAESRAWLGTVAEIAAGAAPESALPLLLLSTSQIQLMGARLGAIADIVLEQRFEPDPGPDTEMDPLRAGIAHLFDGLDEYVDLVDPVTSRELAGGSLSGDLAAVAAALTHGLAHHEAGRTTEALWWWQFSYLSDWGDRAAMAVRVLQTLLAHVRLDADDEVVAEAEFEALNT; encoded by the coding sequence ATGCCTGAGACCGCTGCCGCCGACGCCGCCGGGGCACCCGAGGAGAACACGCTGCTGGCCGACGAGTGCGCCGCCGAGTCGCGCGCCTGGCTGGGCACCGTCGCCGAGATCGCCGCCGGCGCCGCGCCGGAGAGCGCGCTGCCGCTGCTGCTGCTCTCCACCAGCCAGATCCAGCTCATGGGTGCCCGGCTCGGCGCGATCGCCGACATCGTGCTGGAGCAGCGCTTCGAGCCCGATCCCGGCCCGGACACCGAGATGGACCCGCTGCGTGCCGGCATCGCCCACCTCTTCGACGGCCTGGACGAGTACGTCGACCTCGTCGACCCGGTGACCTCCCGCGAGCTGGCCGGCGGCTCGCTCAGCGGTGACCTCGCCGCCGTCGCCGCCGCGCTCACCCACGGGCTGGCCCACCACGAGGCCGGGCGCACCACGGAGGCGCTGTGGTGGTGGCAGTTCAGCTATCTCTCCGACTGGGGCGACCGGGCGGCGATGGCGGTGCGGGTGCTGCAGACGCTGCTGGCGCACGTCCGCCTCGACGCCGACGACGAGGTCGTCGCGGAGGCCGAGTTCGAGGCGCTCAACACCTGA
- the recR gene encoding recombination mediator RecR, whose protein sequence is MYEGVVQDLIDELGRLPGVGPKSAQRIAFHLLQADAQDVQGLVQALTEVKDKIRFCDTCGNVAEETRCRICTDPRRDGTSICVVEEPKDVVAIERTREFRGRYHVLGGAISPIDGVGPDDLRFTELMTRLASGEVHEVIIATDPNLEGEATAAYTSRLLKDMGLRVTRLASGLPVGGDLEYADEVTLGRAFEGRKLLDA, encoded by the coding sequence GTGTACGAAGGCGTGGTCCAGGACCTGATCGACGAGCTCGGCCGACTCCCCGGGGTCGGTCCGAAGAGTGCCCAGCGGATCGCCTTCCACCTCCTCCAGGCCGACGCCCAGGACGTCCAGGGTCTGGTCCAGGCGCTGACCGAGGTGAAGGACAAGATCCGCTTCTGCGACACCTGCGGCAACGTCGCCGAGGAGACCCGCTGCCGGATCTGCACCGACCCCCGGCGGGACGGCACCTCGATCTGCGTCGTCGAGGAGCCCAAGGACGTCGTCGCCATCGAGCGGACCCGCGAGTTCCGCGGTCGCTACCACGTGCTCGGTGGCGCGATCAGCCCGATCGACGGGGTCGGCCCGGACGACCTGCGCTTCACCGAGCTGATGACCCGGCTCGCCTCCGGCGAGGTGCACGAGGTCATCATCGCCACCGACCCCAACCTCGAGGGCGAGGCGACCGCCGCCTACACCTCGCGGCTGCTCAAGGACATGGGCCTGCGGGTGACCCGTCTGGCCTCCGGGCTGCCGGTCGGCGGAGACCTGGAGTACGCCGACGAGGTCACCCTGGGACGAGCCTTCGAGGGAAGGAAGCTGCTCGATGCCTGA
- a CDS encoding DNA polymerase III subunit gamma and tau yields the protein MSTALYRRYRPETFADVIGQEHVTEPLMQALRTGRVNHAYLFSGPRGCGKTTSARILARCLNCEQGPTPEPCGTCDSCVALARSGPGTVDVIEIDAASHGGVDDARDLRERASYGPAQSRYKIYIIDEAHMVTPQGFNALLKIVEEPPEHVKFVFATTEPEKVIGTIRSRTHHYPFRLVPPSRLQDYMEQLCAAEGIEVQPGVLSFVVRSGGGSVRDSLSVLDQLIAGSDERGLTYDRAAALLGFTDGELLDATVTAFAAGDAPGVFDAIDRVVETGLDPRRFVEDLLERFRDLILVAASPEGARAILRALPSDQVDRMRQQASSFGPASLTRAADIVNAGLTEMTGATSPRLQLELIAARVLLPGAAGESGHAARLDRLERRLDVGGVPSGGPQPAPASRQAPTQQPPAQQAPAQPAPAPQPAPRSEPEHSAPASAEPSGTAAQAAGPVGPAAPGPGRDPRPEEPGDAGPGSEHQPAPDGGPSARDQAPDETSSPAAPATAAPAGIDVEALRRSWPDVLGRIYQMRRATWTFLSEHAQVLSFDGQQLTLGIATVGLANAFRNGSHAEVVRQALIDALGVDARVQGIPVDDQPPAAAPARAPRPQPSAGPASETSSGPGAPSGPSPSGSSQSGTAPSGAGRPGSGLGAGPGPDAATALGAGSPAATGSSSGAPRPDWSSTPSDPGSAPAWATAPRGPAEPEQTADAASGPDPTSGPESPVGPSRREQVAAEAGPGAQPSSDDDDQQGTSRDDVDVIEAGEAGEAVVERVLGGTVVEED from the coding sequence GTGAGCACCGCCCTCTACCGCCGCTACCGGCCCGAGACCTTCGCCGACGTCATCGGCCAGGAGCACGTGACCGAGCCCCTGATGCAGGCGCTGCGCACGGGCCGGGTGAACCACGCCTACCTCTTCTCCGGGCCGCGCGGCTGCGGCAAGACCACCAGCGCGCGCATCCTGGCGCGCTGCCTCAACTGCGAGCAGGGCCCCACGCCGGAGCCCTGCGGCACCTGCGACAGCTGCGTCGCGCTGGCCCGCAGCGGGCCGGGCACGGTCGACGTCATCGAGATCGACGCGGCCAGCCACGGCGGTGTCGACGACGCCCGCGACCTGCGCGAGCGAGCCTCCTACGGACCGGCGCAGAGCCGCTACAAGATCTACATCATCGACGAGGCGCACATGGTGACGCCGCAGGGCTTCAACGCCCTGCTGAAGATCGTCGAGGAGCCCCCGGAGCACGTGAAGTTCGTCTTCGCGACCACCGAGCCGGAGAAGGTCATCGGCACGATCCGCTCACGCACCCACCACTACCCCTTCCGCCTCGTGCCACCCTCGCGGCTGCAGGACTACATGGAGCAGCTGTGCGCGGCCGAGGGCATCGAGGTGCAGCCGGGCGTGCTCTCCTTCGTCGTCCGCTCAGGCGGCGGCTCGGTGCGCGACTCGCTCTCCGTGCTCGACCAGCTCATCGCCGGCAGCGACGAGCGCGGCCTGACCTACGACCGCGCGGCCGCGCTGCTCGGCTTCACCGACGGCGAGCTGCTGGACGCGACGGTGACGGCCTTCGCCGCCGGTGACGCGCCGGGCGTCTTCGACGCGATCGACCGCGTGGTCGAGACCGGACTGGATCCGCGGCGCTTCGTCGAGGACCTGCTGGAGCGCTTCCGTGACCTCATCCTCGTCGCGGCCTCGCCGGAGGGTGCCAGGGCGATCCTGCGCGCGCTGCCGTCCGACCAGGTGGACCGGATGCGCCAGCAGGCGTCCTCCTTCGGCCCGGCCTCGTTGACCCGTGCGGCCGACATCGTCAACGCCGGGCTCACCGAGATGACCGGCGCCACCTCGCCGCGGCTGCAGCTGGAGCTCATCGCCGCCCGGGTGCTGCTGCCCGGTGCCGCGGGGGAGTCGGGCCACGCCGCTCGCCTGGACCGCCTGGAGCGGCGGCTCGACGTGGGCGGGGTCCCCAGCGGCGGTCCGCAGCCCGCACCGGCCTCGCGCCAGGCCCCCACGCAGCAACCCCCCGCGCAGCAGGCCCCGGCGCAGCCGGCTCCGGCCCCGCAGCCCGCTCCGCGCTCGGAGCCGGAGCACAGCGCACCGGCGTCTGCCGAGCCGAGCGGAACCGCCGCCCAGGCCGCCGGCCCCGTCGGACCCGCGGCTCCCGGACCCGGTCGCGATCCACGACCGGAGGAGCCCGGGGACGCCGGCCCCGGGTCCGAGCACCAGCCCGCGCCGGACGGCGGGCCGTCCGCCCGGGACCAGGCGCCTGACGAGACGTCGTCGCCCGCAGCGCCCGCGACCGCGGCTCCCGCCGGCATCGACGTGGAGGCGCTGCGCCGCTCCTGGCCGGACGTGCTCGGCCGGATCTACCAGATGCGCCGGGCGACGTGGACCTTCCTCTCCGAGCACGCCCAGGTGCTCTCCTTCGACGGCCAGCAGCTGACCCTGGGCATCGCCACGGTCGGCCTGGCCAACGCCTTCCGCAACGGCTCGCACGCCGAGGTGGTGCGCCAGGCGCTCATCGACGCCCTCGGCGTCGACGCCCGCGTCCAGGGCATCCCGGTCGACGACCAACCACCGGCAGCCGCACCGGCCCGGGCGCCACGCCCGCAGCCGTCCGCGGGGCCGGCCAGCGAGACCTCGTCCGGCCCAGGCGCACCCTCCGGCCCGAGCCCTTCCGGCTCGAGCCAGTCCGGCACAGCCCCCTCCGGCGCAGGCCGACCCGGCAGCGGCCTGGGGGCAGGCCCCGGTCCCGACGCCGCGACCGCGCTCGGCGCCGGCTCGCCGGCCGCCACCGGCAGCAGCAGCGGCGCCCCCCGACCGGACTGGTCGAGCACGCCCAGCGACCCCGGCTCGGCGCCCGCCTGGGCGACGGCGCCCCGCGGCCCCGCCGAGCCGGAGCAGACGGCCGACGCCGCCTCCGGGCCGGACCCGACGAGCGGCCCCGAGTCGCCGGTCGGGCCGAGCCGGCGCGAGCAGGTCGCGGCCGAGGCAGGTCCGGGCGCCCAGCCGTCGTCGGACGACGACGACCAGCAGGGCACCAGCCGCGACGACGTGGACGTGATCGAGGCCGGCGAGGCCGGCGAGGCGGTGGTCGAGCGGGTGCTCGGCGGCACCGTCGTCGAGGAGGACTGA
- a CDS encoding NAD(P)H-dependent oxidoreductase produces MKIAVICGSTRPSRVGEQVADWVMRQTEGREDATYELVDLMSYELELLNEPTIPGAAKRQYENPATRRWSETIDAFDGYVFVTPEYNHGVPAALKNAFDVLYPEWGYKSLALVSYGADGGVRAVEQWRTIAANAQMHVVRGQLSMSTFTDFDGEVFTPQERRAKEMSSLLTQLVRWSGATATLR; encoded by the coding sequence GTGAAGATCGCCGTCATCTGTGGCAGCACCCGCCCCTCACGCGTCGGCGAGCAGGTCGCCGACTGGGTCATGCGGCAGACCGAAGGGCGCGAGGACGCCACCTACGAGCTGGTCGACCTCATGAGCTACGAGCTCGAGCTGCTCAACGAGCCGACGATCCCCGGTGCGGCCAAGCGGCAGTACGAGAACCCGGCGACCCGGCGCTGGTCGGAGACCATCGACGCCTTCGACGGGTACGTCTTCGTCACCCCGGAGTACAACCACGGGGTGCCGGCGGCGCTGAAGAACGCCTTCGACGTGCTCTACCCCGAGTGGGGCTACAAGAGCCTGGCGCTGGTCTCCTACGGCGCCGACGGCGGGGTCCGCGCGGTGGAGCAGTGGCGCACCATCGCCGCCAACGCCCAGATGCACGTGGTCCGTGGGCAGCTGTCGATGTCGACCTTCACCGACTTCGACGGGGAGGTCTTCACCCCGCAGGAGCGCCGGGCGAAGGAGATGAGCTCGCTGCTCACCCAGCTCGTCCGCTGGTCCGGCGCCACCGCCACCCTCCGCTGA